Within Vigna unguiculata cultivar IT97K-499-35 chromosome 2, ASM411807v1, whole genome shotgun sequence, the genomic segment CATCTTCTCTCCACaaaacctctgctagggtttggagatCTACCCAAGTTCAAGTGAGCTCAACCTCCGTCTCCCATTCACTTCATAGATCTATCCTTGGAGCTGTTGGTTTCGCTCGCTTAAGAGTCAAAGTCCAATATTAGCCCTTTTCcatgtaagggaagctagggttcgtGTGTCTAGTTCGTTTTCTGCTTGCTGTAATGCTTTTGTATGATTTTTGTGGTCTGTATGCTATCGTGGGTTGATGAGAATGTCGTTTTAGCTTTTGGGATTGTGATTGTGTGACTGCTACATGAAGGAACAATGACGAGTACTGGTTTTTTCACCCAAGCGAgcatgcctcgcctaggcgagactaatagaggctcgcccaagctttCTGGGCGAACTGTCGCTCAAGCGACTCGCCTTCATTTTTAAGCGAGGtgtaatctcgcttaggcgagaaggagctcacctgagcgagaaTCTACAAGAGCCACACTTCCACtactcgagctctcgcctaggcgagaaggggctcacctgagcgagaggaCCTCTCGCCCGAGCGATGTCTTCTAGCCTGAGTGAGACTGGGGCAGGTTTTGTGCTATAACGTGCATGGCCAATGATGTgcttgtttgtttgtttgactTGGATGCTTTACTAGAAAAGTTTGAGGGAATGATGCCTTGATTAATATATGAGGTTGAGATGTAAATGATATGTTGCTTCATTGTGTTTGAACTAGaaagcatgagttgtatgatGGGTTGTTATACATGATATTAGTATTATGGGAACGTtctgattggttggtgaaacatgtacAAAGTGTGAgcagggcgtaattccatgactcttgtagcgAGAGCTCATGGTGGCGCCTCATCTGTTGGACGTAATCCTATGGACCTTCCTAAATGGAGTCCTTGGTGGTGCCTCACctattggacttaattccatggacctcgtggtgagagttcatggtggtgcctcagcaaaaggatgtaattccacgcgagtatcgtggtggtgcctcaaggctaggacgtaattccacgaaggccacgtggtggtgcctcttgtaagggtgtaattccgcgaaggcctcgtggtgacaCCTCAttgctaggacgtaattccactgcttggtggtggtgcctcagtttgtgtatccggatagtcaagtcttgggaTCTCAAATGATTTGGGAATTTATGGGTGAATGTCTGTTACTTGTGTTTGACTGTGAAAGTGCATGTTATGATGTAAGATTTCTTTACACtggcttacccttttgcttgcttGTATGTTGTGTGCGGTTTTCTCTATTGCGATGATCACCAATTTCATTGATGTGAGTAGATGTGAGAATCTCTGGCAGTGGTAATGATGGTGGAGACGCTGTAgctagggatggcaattagggcctggcCCGCAGAAAAAACATGGGACGGGCCAGGATAGTGAGCCCGCAGGCCTGCACGGGCTCGACTCGCATAGGCCTGCGGCCCGCATGGGCTAGctcgcgggccggcccgcaaacccgcataaaaaaaaaacttgtacttatgtatattaattacttcttttatagactcttgcattaacgtttcaaattcttgtataaccggaaaagacaagtaatatgtaatttttaatgtgctaaaatttaaagaatacattgtgtatgtcatagtatgaatatgatgaaaatgttgaattatcaatttatcatctaattccctaaagtctttacttaattttgtgaacttcttaaagtttcccaatttttaaacattgaaagttttattataaaaattaaaaaaaaaattaaaaaaaaaagaaagcgGCCGGCCCGCGGGCCAAGGagtatgcggggcgggccagtCCGCGTtgtgcgggccttatgcgggccgggccgcattgccacccctagcTGCAGCTTGATGAATCTTGGAAGGGTATCAGGCTCACTTTGAGGCCCACAACTTTTGGAATTTTAGTAgtttaagtttctctttaatgAGACTCTGTATCTTGCTTTAGACCGTGGAGCCTTTTTCTTTTGCTATGAATATGTTTGGAGTACTGTGTACTTCATATCTCAAATCTTTGTACTTTCTGGATATTTATATATGCGGCGTTTAATTAAATtggatttatctatttaattgggacgttacaaaggaaagaaaaaggTTTAGGTTAGATTttagatttgtgaaaaaataaaatttaaaatgaagttttgcctatatattatttatttaaaagttgcTGTTAGTTCTAtatttgtatatagtattatattagatatcaatttttaattagaatcttaatgaataaaaatagtttatgtatttatttaataaaataaataattaaataacttttatttttaaaaaataattaaataacttctatttttagaaataatggttacataaatgtttttaatattattttcataaaattatatatatatatatatacatatatatatatgtatatatatatatttcaaatatattatttttctagtttttaattaactatttataaaataataaaattgtaaaataataaaattatatatatatatatattttaatgttctaaaaatatgaatttaccttagtataaatataatgcataacaaatcaaataaaattaaaccaaGCAtacattatctttatatataaggTGGAAATTCACGCAAGTATTTAAATTTCGGTCACATTATAACATGTATGGATTCAAGATGTAAAACCTATTAAATAACCAACATTGTATTGATTTTCATTTATTAGATATATTATAACATCtatgaattcaaaataaaaaaacctatTATACAACCAACATTGTATTGATTTTCATTTATTAGATATATattgaagtttttttatttgtcaaaaagaaaaaaaattgtttgaatccgtacttttagaaaattaaaaacttagcAAAATAACTCATAATTTCGTGTTTGAAAAACAGAAGGGAAAGTTGATTCAACCATGCTTTTAAAACACAGGAATTCGAAGGTCTCGGGTTCTGAGAAACTCCCTTGGCTATTGTCCTCCTCGGAAGCGTTAGGGTTTTCAGagcttcattttttttttcaacgcTCACTCGCCATTGGCTATAAGTGGCATTTACAAGATAAAACGAACCGCTATTTGACCTGTTCTACAATTCCACAGAGTATAGCAATCAATTACTTCTCACTTCCATTTCAGTGAACCGAAACTTTGAAAAATATCGACATTACCTCGCGACACGGTATGGTGTTTCGTTCCTCTGTCTCTGGATTTTATCTCTAGGGTTTTGTTGACAAATTTTGACTTGCCATTTGAGcatttttggttatttttttattttatttcgagAAATATTTGGGATGAACTGAGCTGagggtaattttttttttaattttgttaattccGTAGTAATTAGTTCAGAAATTCTATATCTTTCcttcattttttgttgttgaagaATGTATACTTTAAATTATGCTAGCTTGATAATTTAGTAGTATTTTCTAACAATTTGATTTTAACTGTATGGCTAGAAATTTTGagaggaaaagaaaatgtcCATAGCTGATGAGCCGCTATATCCCATAGCAGTGCTTATAGATGAACTGAAAAATGATGACATTCAGCTGCGATTGAACTCGATTCGGAAGTTATCTACGATTGCCCGGGCTCTTGGGGAGGAGCGAACGCGTAGGGAATTGATACCCTTTTTGGGTGagaataatgatgatgatgatgaggtaCTTCTTGCAATGGCTGAAGAGTTGGGGGTGTTTGTTCCTTTTGTCGGGGGAGTGGAACATGCTCATGTGTTGCTCCCACCTTTGGAGACGCTTTGTACTGTTGAGGAAACTTGTGTGAGAGATAAAGCTGTAGAATCACTTTGTAGGATTGGATCACAAATGAGGGAAAGTGATTTGGTTGAATATTTCATTCCTTTGGTGAAGGTCAGATTATACTGTTCCATCGATATGAATGCCTTCGTTGTTACTATTTATTGAACTATGTATTGATTGATTGTATTTTATAGTTTGGTAAGTAAAGTTTTTCCTTCTTTATGCATTGTTCGAGTGCCTAATGTTATGATTATGCcattcatttagtttttttggaTTTGTACTGTTTCCTGTGAAGTAAACTTGTGAAACCAAACAAGCTGTTGGTTAATGTATCCATGTTAGACTGTCTGTTAGAATAATAAAGTTGCTACAAACCCTTGACATGTTGGGGTTTTGGGAAGGTTAGACTTATTATGAGTTTGTTGTAGGCTGCTTTACTTTGCACTTGGGTGAGGCTGATTCCGCAACATGAACTTTTAACCAGGTAGTTAAATGGCTGCAACTCTAACTGTTGCACCAAAGCTGAGCTTATGTTAGAATATCTAGAAAGTATCTCATTATATTGATATTGTATCAAAGAATATATTTCAGAGTATAATAGATAatctcttaaattttttatcatattgtGTATATATATCTTGATTAGTTTCCTTATTTGATTTGATCATGAGTTGGAGTCTAGTACCAGTATTAATAGGGTTGATTGTGATTTCTCTACCAAAATTCTATTAATTTTCAATGACATGCCCCATATCTTACTTATATTGCTCTGCTGCATTTGCCTCAATATCTAACACTCTGGTGGCATTAATTGGTTGTATGTGTCTTAAAGCATATTCATGAGTAATGATGTATTGTATAGGTACTGTTCAATATCctgtcatttttttaatcttgtttCAGAGGTTGGCAGCAGGTGAATGGTTCACTGCTCGAGTGTCTTCATGTGGGCTATTTCACATTGCTTACCCTAGTGCGCCGGAAATGTCAAAGACAGAGTTAAGATCAATATACAATCTGTTGTGTCAAGATGACATGCCTATGGTTAGAAGATCTGCTGCATCAAATCTTGGGAAGTTTGCTGCAACTGTTGAATACACTCATTTGAAGGCTGACACTATGTCAATTTTTGAGGATCTCACTAAGGATGGTAGTTGAatacatatttctcattctttcTAGATGGATTGATTGATTTGTTTTGTagtttcaataataatttttccttAGTGCAAGGTGACcttttaaatatgtaatttaactttaaaacaTGGTTCAGATCAAGATTCTGTTAGATTGTTGGCTGTGGAGGGTTGTGCTGCGCTTGGGAAGCTGCTGGAGCCACAAGATTGTGTTGCGCATATACTACCGGTTATTGTCAATTTCTCACAGGTGCATTTTTAAGAGTGAAATATACTAGTAATGacataattagttttttttctttttctattatacTCGAAACTATGTGCTTAACCTAATGATGTTAAGTTTCTATGATTTATGctacaatttttcttttggacTTTTTGGAACCAAGAATTCAAATAAGATTTTTATAACTAGGATGGAAAGAACAATGAATAGGATATTCTGCTAATATATATGATGTGGAAAAAAATGTTTAGGCAGCAGTAAGCAATAATTATGGAATTACTTTTCTTGATTTCAGAAAGAAACAATACATTGGTGGTatttaaaggaaaaacaaaatcctaatagaagaaaataaatctcTTGAAATTAAGACTCTAAATAAGGAGCAAATCTACCAGATAAACTCGTAATTTCAATCCGTTAGTATTAGGGATTTCTTACAATCAAATctacatatattatttaatcaaCATGTATTTATTGTAATCTAAATGTGCAATATTTACACCTATATCTCAACATCCCCTCAAGTTGAGGAATAAATGTTCTCCATTTTCTGCTTGGTTATGAGATTATGGAAATTTAAGGTATTAAGTCCTTTTGTCTGAACATCAGCCACCTACTGCTTTGACGGAATGCATGACATGCATACTAAATGTTTAATGTGTATCGAACACATAAGGttatacatttataaataagaaaatacaaaGAGATGGGCCTAAGCCCGTGTCATCTAACACTCGTCCTCAAGCTGGTGcgtataaataaaatgtatcaTGCGTGTTACAAATATAGTCAATTTTAGGATCCCataatgatttaccaaaaatacATTCTAGTTGATCATTAGAATTAAGaaactcagtcttgatgtctcTAAATACAATCTTTTCTCTAATAAAATGACAATTAATCTCAATAGGACTTTGGGCAAGTTGAGGTTTTAAATACTTTGGAAACATATTTATGATGCTTCAGTTCATGGCGACCTAAGTTGTGGGTTATTTTATACCCTGTGCTGAGCACTGGTTCAACACCAATTTCTAAGGAGTTGCTAAGTGTATGTCTTTTGAAATTGGGTATGGCAGAGCTCCCCCTTCCCTAGCTAGCTTTGTATTAGGGGAAACTGGCATGGAAGCATTATCATGGGAGTTGATGACACGCAATGAAGCCCTCATACAATTGAAATTTCCTCTGGAGAGAGCTCAAGGACATGGTTAAATTTGCCAACTGACATTGGAAACCATCAGAAATCAAAGTGGGTAATTGGGTATatctaaaaattcattctcaCATACAACCATCTATGTCTACAATGTACCCAAAGCTGTCAGCGCACTATTACGACCCATACCTTGTCCTCAAACAAGTTGGAGCAATGGTTTATTGACTACAACTTCCTTATACCTCTTGCATACATCCAGTTTTCCAtgtttctttattaaaattagcTGTTGGGACTCATTAGGTTGAGAAAGAATTGCTCGATGAACTTCAAGGGCAAACTTCGGTTTGTTTTCCCCCATCACTTTTTGGATAGCAGGATTGTACAACATCAAGATGAACCAATACAAGTGTTGGTGCAATTGCAGGAGGGACGACCAGAGGCATCTACATGGGAAGATGTTTTGTTTCCACAACATGTGACTAGTTTTGAAGAGTTCAACATTGAGGACAAGGTTGTTCTAGCAGTAGTGGGTAGTGATAGATTGGGGAATAAGGATAGGGTTTGGAATCTATACCATAGAAAGAAATTTAAGAATAATTGTAGTTAGCTGTTATGGGACAAAGACTTTTGTAAAGTCTATATATAGTCTTATCCCTTGAGGTGTTGGGATAAGAAGGATTGTAGTTTGTTAACAGGGAATACTGTGAAAGTAAGATTGTTTgctttgtaaacatttgttgaACAGATTACCTGAGGAACAATCAGTGTTAAAGGTGTTCTTTCTATGCTTTCTTGGTGATGTTTCTATTTTCTGATCAAGGCGTGTGTCAGTTTCTGCCAAACTGAGtccccatttttatttaattaatgtacCTTTGATCTGATTTGATCCTAAACAGGATAAGTCGTGGCGTGTGCGATACATGGTTGCAAATCAATTGTATGAGCTTTGTGAAGCTGTAGGCCCTGAACCTACCAGGTATTGTTTCACCAGAGGAGTAAACATGCTGCATATGTatcatttaatttgtttatatattgtgTCAATATATTGTATAGTGATCTGCGTTTAATTAGTTGTAGGGCTGTGCTAATGCTTTAAAACCTTAAATGTCAAAACTTGTGATTCCTATACTGTTTTCCTCATATTTACTAAGGTCGATATTCAATGTCCTATCGCTTTCTGTTTATGTTTCTTAAGATAATCtcttattactattattttgtaTAGAACGGAATTGGTCCCTGCCTATGTGCGGTTGCTTCGAGACAATGAAGCTGAAGTACGGATTGCAGCTGCAGGGAAAGTGACCAAGTTTTGCAGGATTTTAAATCCAGATCTCTCAATTCAGCATATTCTTCCTTGTGTGAAGGTGTGCCTTTCGTTTTGGTCTTGAAATTCATTAttctaaaacttatatttaCAGGCTAAACTACTTTGCAACAACTTTTGCAGGAATTGTCATCTGATTCTTCACAGCATGTTCGCTCTGCTTTGGCTTCAGTGATAATGGGAATGGCTCCGGTGTTAGGAAAGGTATGGCTATCAAATGTCATTCTTTACATTTATTTTGGTCTTAGTGTTGCAAAAATCCATATCGTTCATGCTTAACTATATGGTTGCTTGTCCTTTAAGTTAATAGGTTTTTCTTTTGGTACCTAGCAGCAAAATACTGAAGTctacttttttatgtttctctTTCCTTTTGTTTAAAATGAAGGGTAGAGATCGTTTAGTGCTTTGGGTTGTGCTGTGTATTTTACAGTTTTACATATGAATCACCCGATTGTGGTGCATGGGTCTAAAAACAACTATGTACTGAAATATCCCTTTTctaaatatgtaattttatctTTTGCAAGTTAGTTTGGTGATATAAATGTTGTGGACTTTATTTACGTGTGCAGTAGTTAATCAGAATCATCCTTTAGGAGGCATTGGGTTCAAGCTATATGTTACAAGAATACTACGACCAAGAgccttatttctttttaaattttaaaaatgtttgagTATGATTTAATCTTTCAGAAAATTATAATGATTTGAGGAAAAAGTAGGTAGTGGAAATAGAAGTTCATATCTTCTTATCACATATTAACTTCTAATATTCTCAAGACAAGACAACATATGTACTCCCCTCCATGGGCTTGAAATCTAGCTTAATATGCTACTTTATGGGAATCAACAACAGAGTTTAGTGCACTCTACTTATCGTGGCCAACAACATTGTCAAATGTGTAATGTAGCCTGTGAGAGTTAAAGCCTGTCCAATGTTATCTATGTTTCATGTTTGGTTTGTGTTTGGCATACCATTCCtcagtatttttaatatttattttatgaactaTCTACTGTATGTTTTGTACTTGGCTGGTTATTTTGTGGTATCCaacttctaatatttttttgtaaatttttatgttGGTTATACTAATACTTTTAATTCTACTACTAGGGCTGTGGCAATATTGTTTAACCCTTCTTTTGAAGAAATTATACTTcactacctttttttttttcttaattgcaGGATGCAACAATTGAGCAACTTCTTCCTATTTTCCTTTCCCTTTTAAAGGACGAATTTCCTGATGTGCGCCTAAATATCATAAGCAAGCTTGATCAAGTGAATCAGGTTTGTAACGTATGAGTGATTTATATTTGCAAATTACTTTATAACTTTTGGCAACCTTATttcctttttagtttttgaatatTCTGCTAATTCTACATCGGAGCATATAATCTTATCCCACCTATATAATATACATGCAAAATTAAAGTCATAACGAAATCTAAATTT encodes:
- the LOC114173438 gene encoding serine/threonine-protein phosphatase 2A 65 kDa regulatory subunit A beta isoform-like, whose translation is MSIADEPLYPIAVLIDELKNDDIQLRLNSIRKLSTIARALGEERTRRELIPFLGENNDDDDEVLLAMAEELGVFVPFVGGVEHAHVLLPPLETLCTVEETCVRDKAVESLCRIGSQMRESDLVEYFIPLVKRLAAGEWFTARVSSCGLFHIAYPSAPEMSKTELRSIYNLLCQDDMPMVRRSAASNLGKFAATVEYTHLKADTMSIFEDLTKDDQDSVRLLAVEGCAALGKLLEPQDCVAHILPVIVNFSQDKSWRVRYMVANQLYELCEAVGPEPTRTELVPAYVRLLRDNEAEVRIAAAGKVTKFCRILNPDLSIQHILPCVKELSSDSSQHVRSALASVIMGMAPVLGKDATIEQLLPIFLSLLKDEFPDVRLNIISKLDQVNQVIGIDLLSQSLLPAIVELAEDRHWRVRLAIIEYIPLLASQLGVGFFDDKLGALCMQWLQDKVHSIREAAANNLKRLAEEFGPEWAMQHIIPQVLDMISNPHYLYRMTILQSISLLAPVMGPEITCSKLLPVVITASKDRVPNIKFNVAKVLESIFPIVDQSVVENSIRPSLVELSEDPDVDVRFFSNQALQAIDHVMMSS